In Capsicum annuum cultivar UCD-10X-F1 chromosome 11, UCD10Xv1.1, whole genome shotgun sequence, one genomic interval encodes:
- the LOC107856701 gene encoding AP2-like ethylene-responsive transcription factor PLT2 isoform X1 codes for MNSNNWLSFPLSPTHSSLPPHLQTTQSHHFSLGLVNETIDNPFQSQEWNLINTQGSSEVPKVADFLGMNKSENQSDLVPYNEIQANDSDFLFQNNSLMPVQNAVAAVPASNYDLQENACNIQSLTLSMGSGKGSTSETSASPSATATTASASAENSNTSIVEAAPRRTLDTFGQRTSIYRGVTRHRWTGRYEAHLWDNSCRREGQSRKGRQVYLGGYDKEEKAARAYDLAALKYWGTSTTTNFPISNYEKELEDMKHMTRQEFVAAIRRKSSGFSRGASMYRGVTSRHHQHGRWQARIGRVAGNKDLYLGTFTTEEEAAEAYDIAAIKFRGLNAVTNFDMNRYDVKSILESNTLPIGGGAAKRLKEAQALESSRKRDQEMMALNSSFQYGNSTALQAYPLMQQQPFDSQPLLTLQNHDISQYNIQESSSHFHQNYLQTQLQLQNSSHQLYNNYLQNNPVFLHGLMNSEGSSSGSYSTGGYFGNSSGLGGISSHSISDNGGGNAHEEVALVKVDYDNMPVSGSYNGWSGESVQGSNTGVFSMWND; via the exons ATGAATTCAAACAACTGGCTATCTTTTCCTCTATCTCCCACTCATTCTTCTTTACCTCCCCATCTTCAAACAACCCAATCTCATCATTTTTCATTAGGGTTAGTGAATGAGACCATTGACAATCCCTTCCAAAGCCAAG AATGGAACTTAATCAACACACAAGGAAGCAGTGAAGTTCCAAAGGTGGCTGATTTTCTCGGAATGAACAAATCTGAAAACCAATCTGATTTAGTCCCTTACAACGAAATCCAAGCAAATGACTCGgattttctctttcaaaacaaTAGCCTTATGCCAGTGCAAAATGCTGTAGCTGCTGTTCCTGCAAGCAACTATGATCTTCAAGAAAATGCTTGTAATATTCAGTCTTTGACATTGTCTATGGGGAGTGGAAAAGGCTCAACTAGTGAAACAAGTGCTAGTCCAAGTGCCACTGCTACTACCGCAAGTGCTAGTGCTGAAAATAGTAATACTAGTATTGTTGAAGCAGCACCTAGAAGGACTTTGGATACGTTTGGGCAAAGAACATCAATTTATAGAGGTGTTACAAG ACATAGATGGACAGGAAGGTATGAAGCACATCTATGGGACAATAGCTGTAGAAGGGAAGGCCAATCAAGGAAGGGTCGTCAAG TGTATTTGG GAGGGTATGATAAGGAGGAGAAAGCGGCTAGGGCTTATGATCTTGCTGCACTAAAATACTGGGGAACATCTACCACTACTAATTTCCCA ATTAGCAACTATGAGAAGGAATTGGAAGACATGAAGCACATGACAAGGCAAGAATTTGTTGCTGCAATAAGAAG GAAGAGTAGTGGCTTCTCGAGGGGTGCATCCATGTATCGTGGTGTTACAAG CAGGCACCATCAGCATGGCAGATGGCAAGCAAGGATCGGAAGAGTTGCTGGAAACAAAGACCTCTACTTGGGAACATTCA CTACTGAGGAGGAAGCAGCAGAAGCATACGATATAGCAGCAATAAAATTCAGAGGGTTAAATGCAGTGACTAATTTCGATATGAATCGTTACGATGTGAAATCCATACTGGAAAGCAATACTCTCCCAATTGGAGGAGGTGCAGCAAAAAGGTTAAAAGAAGCACAAGCTCTTGAATCTTCAAGAAAGAGAGATCAAGAAATGATGGCCCTAAATTCAAGTTTTCAATATGGAAACTCAACCGCTTTACAAGCTTATCCTTTAATGCAGCAACAACCCTTTGATTCTCAACCCTTGTTGACTCTCCAAAACCATGATATTTCACagtacaatattcaagaatcgtCGTCCCATTTTCACCAGAACTATCTCCAGACTCAACTTCAACTTCAGAATAGTTCTCATCAACTCTACAACAATTATCTCCAGAATAATCCCGTCTTCTTGCATGGGTTGATGAACAGTGAAGGTAGTTCTAGTGGAAGTTATAGTActggagggtattttggtaattccTCTGGACTAGGTGGAATAAGTTCACATTCAATTTCAGATAATGGAGGAGGAAATGCTCATGAGGAAGTTGCACTTGTAAAAGTTGATTATGATAACATGCCAGTTTCCGGAAGTTACAATGGTTGGTCTGGAGAGTCAGTTCAAGGATCAAATACTGGTGTTTTCTCAATGTGGAATGATTGA
- the LOC107856701 gene encoding AP2-like ethylene-responsive transcription factor PLT2 isoform X2 — translation MNSNNWLSFPLSPTHSSLPPHLQTTQSHHFSLGLVNETIDNPFQSQEWNLINTQGSSEVPKVADFLGMNKSENQSDLVPYNEIQANDSDFLFQNNSLMPVQNAVAAVPASNYDLQENACNIQSLTLSMGSGKGSTSETSASPSATATTASASAENSNTSIVEAAPRRTLDTFGQRTSIYRGVTRHRWTGRYEAHLWDNSCRREGQSRKGRQVYLGGYDKEEKAARAYDLAALKYWGTSTTTNFPISNYEKELEDMKHMTRQEFVAAIRRKSSGFSRGASMYRGVTRHHQHGRWQARIGRVAGNKDLYLGTFTTEEEAAEAYDIAAIKFRGLNAVTNFDMNRYDVKSILESNTLPIGGGAAKRLKEAQALESSRKRDQEMMALNSSFQYGNSTALQAYPLMQQQPFDSQPLLTLQNHDISQYNIQESSSHFHQNYLQTQLQLQNSSHQLYNNYLQNNPVFLHGLMNSEGSSSGSYSTGGYFGNSSGLGGISSHSISDNGGGNAHEEVALVKVDYDNMPVSGSYNGWSGESVQGSNTGVFSMWND, via the exons ATGAATTCAAACAACTGGCTATCTTTTCCTCTATCTCCCACTCATTCTTCTTTACCTCCCCATCTTCAAACAACCCAATCTCATCATTTTTCATTAGGGTTAGTGAATGAGACCATTGACAATCCCTTCCAAAGCCAAG AATGGAACTTAATCAACACACAAGGAAGCAGTGAAGTTCCAAAGGTGGCTGATTTTCTCGGAATGAACAAATCTGAAAACCAATCTGATTTAGTCCCTTACAACGAAATCCAAGCAAATGACTCGgattttctctttcaaaacaaTAGCCTTATGCCAGTGCAAAATGCTGTAGCTGCTGTTCCTGCAAGCAACTATGATCTTCAAGAAAATGCTTGTAATATTCAGTCTTTGACATTGTCTATGGGGAGTGGAAAAGGCTCAACTAGTGAAACAAGTGCTAGTCCAAGTGCCACTGCTACTACCGCAAGTGCTAGTGCTGAAAATAGTAATACTAGTATTGTTGAAGCAGCACCTAGAAGGACTTTGGATACGTTTGGGCAAAGAACATCAATTTATAGAGGTGTTACAAG ACATAGATGGACAGGAAGGTATGAAGCACATCTATGGGACAATAGCTGTAGAAGGGAAGGCCAATCAAGGAAGGGTCGTCAAG TGTATTTGG GAGGGTATGATAAGGAGGAGAAAGCGGCTAGGGCTTATGATCTTGCTGCACTAAAATACTGGGGAACATCTACCACTACTAATTTCCCA ATTAGCAACTATGAGAAGGAATTGGAAGACATGAAGCACATGACAAGGCAAGAATTTGTTGCTGCAATAAGAAG GAAGAGTAGTGGCTTCTCGAGGGGTGCATCCATGTATCGTGGTGTTACAAG GCACCATCAGCATGGCAGATGGCAAGCAAGGATCGGAAGAGTTGCTGGAAACAAAGACCTCTACTTGGGAACATTCA CTACTGAGGAGGAAGCAGCAGAAGCATACGATATAGCAGCAATAAAATTCAGAGGGTTAAATGCAGTGACTAATTTCGATATGAATCGTTACGATGTGAAATCCATACTGGAAAGCAATACTCTCCCAATTGGAGGAGGTGCAGCAAAAAGGTTAAAAGAAGCACAAGCTCTTGAATCTTCAAGAAAGAGAGATCAAGAAATGATGGCCCTAAATTCAAGTTTTCAATATGGAAACTCAACCGCTTTACAAGCTTATCCTTTAATGCAGCAACAACCCTTTGATTCTCAACCCTTGTTGACTCTCCAAAACCATGATATTTCACagtacaatattcaagaatcgtCGTCCCATTTTCACCAGAACTATCTCCAGACTCAACTTCAACTTCAGAATAGTTCTCATCAACTCTACAACAATTATCTCCAGAATAATCCCGTCTTCTTGCATGGGTTGATGAACAGTGAAGGTAGTTCTAGTGGAAGTTATAGTActggagggtattttggtaattccTCTGGACTAGGTGGAATAAGTTCACATTCAATTTCAGATAATGGAGGAGGAAATGCTCATGAGGAAGTTGCACTTGTAAAAGTTGATTATGATAACATGCCAGTTTCCGGAAGTTACAATGGTTGGTCTGGAGAGTCAGTTCAAGGATCAAATACTGGTGTTTTCTCAATGTGGAATGATTGA